The proteins below come from a single Zea mays cultivar B73 chromosome 8, Zm-B73-REFERENCE-NAM-5.0, whole genome shotgun sequence genomic window:
- the LOC103636493 gene encoding protein STRICTOSIDINE SYNTHASE-LIKE 10: protein MGRRSNLVTWLLALVVLALALFARPFAAAQIKTTDTRWSFQLPLPSGLRGAESLAFDGKGEGPYAGVSDGRVLKWGGTTVGWTTFAHSANYRKIPLCTAGVVPSEETESMCGRPLGLQFHAKTGDLYIADAYLGLMRVGPGGGEAEVLATGAGGAPFHFVNGLDVDQSTGDVYFTDSSATYPRRFNTEIMMNADATGRLLRYDARTKSVAVLKAGLPYPNGVAVSRDGAHVVVAHTVPCQAFRYFLSGARAGQYDLLADLPGYPDNVRRDGKGGYWVALNQEKQRLDAMPATAPVKHLVGVRLNADGAEVEELTAAKGVTLSDVAEMKGKLWLGSVELEYVGLVA from the coding sequence ATGGGGCGTCGGAGCAATCTAGTTACGTGGCTCCTCGCTTTGGTCGTGCTAGCCCTAGCCCTTTTCGCCCGGCCGTTTGCCGCCGCACAGATCAAGACCACCGACACGCGCTGGAGCTTCCAGCTTCCTTTACCAAGCGGCCTCCGCGGCGCCGAGAGCCTCGCCTTCGACGGGAAGGGCGAGGGGCCCTACGCCGGTGTCTCGGACGGCCGCGTCCTCAAGTGGGGCGGCACAACCGTCGGCTGGACCACGTTCGCGCATAGCGCAAACTACCGCAAGATACCCCTGTGCACGGCGGGAGTGGTGCCGTCGGAGGAGACCGAGAGCATGTGCGGCCGCCCGCTGGGCCTCCAGTTCCACGCCAAGACCGGCGACCTCTACATCGCCGACGCCTACCTGGGGCTCATGAGGGTCGGCCCGGGCGGCGGCGAGGCCGAGGTGCTCGCGACCGGCGCGGGCGGCGCCCCGTTCCACTTCGTCAACGGTCTCGACGTCGACCAGTCCACCGGCGACGTCTACTTCACCGACTCCAGCGCGACGTATCCCAGGAGGTTTAACACCGAGATCATGATGAACGCGGACGCGACGGGCCGGCTCCTCAGGTACGACGCGCGGACCAAGAGCGTCGCCGTGCTGAAGGCCGGCCTGCCGTACCCGAACGGCGTGGCGGTCAGCCGCGACGGGGCACACGTCGTGGTCGCGCACACCGTGCCCTGCCAGGCGTTCCGGTACTTTCTCAGCGGCGCCAGGGCGGGGCAGTACGACCTGCTGGCCGACCTGCCGGGGTACCCCGACAACGTGAGGCGGGACGGCAAGGGTGGCTACTGGGTGGCGCTGAACCAGGAGAAGCAGCGGCTGGACGCGATGCCGGCGACGGCTCCCGTGAAGCACCTGGTGGGCGTCCGCCTGAACGCTGACGGGGCGGAGGTCGAGGAGCTCACGGCGGCCAAGGGCGTCACGCTGAGCGACGTGGCGGAGATGAAGGGGAAGCTCTGGTTAGGCTCCGTGGAGCTCGAGTATGTCGGCTTGGTTGCATGA